Proteins from a single region of Fodinibius sp. Rm-B-1B1-1:
- the pstB gene encoding phosphate ABC transporter ATP-binding protein PstB codes for MDSDTTQSKKPRTSQVETKPKLNSKNQSFKLQAKNVDVFYDDFKAIDNISLDVIEQSITAFIGPSGCGKSTFLRLFNRMNDNIDGFHMNGNILMDGKNIYDPSIRVEELRKTVGMVFQKPNPFPKSIFENVAYGLRIQGIKDEEFIENRVIESLKQATLYSEVDDNLDKQALALSGGQQQRLCIARALAVKPSVLLMDEPTSALDPISSGKIEDLIHELKKEFTIVIVTHNMQQAARVSDNTAFLYMGNLVEYGDTQKIFTNPEKDRTQNYITGRFG; via the coding sequence ATGGATTCAGATACAACACAGAGTAAAAAGCCAAGGACATCACAAGTAGAAACGAAGCCGAAGCTGAACTCAAAAAATCAGTCATTTAAGCTACAGGCCAAAAATGTGGATGTGTTTTATGATGATTTTAAGGCCATTGATAATATCAGTCTTGATGTTATAGAGCAATCCATCACCGCTTTTATTGGACCGTCGGGTTGTGGTAAGTCTACCTTTTTGAGGTTGTTTAATCGTATGAACGACAACATTGATGGCTTTCACATGAATGGAAATATTCTGATGGATGGCAAGAATATTTATGATCCCTCAATTAGGGTTGAGGAGTTGAGAAAGACGGTAGGAATGGTTTTTCAAAAGCCCAATCCATTTCCAAAATCTATTTTTGAAAATGTGGCTTATGGCTTGCGCATACAGGGCATCAAGGATGAAGAATTTATTGAGAATCGCGTTATTGAATCTTTAAAACAAGCCACGTTGTATAGCGAGGTAGATGATAATCTTGATAAACAGGCGTTGGCATTATCTGGTGGACAGCAGCAGCGACTTTGTATTGCCCGGGCCTTGGCGGTGAAACCATCGGTATTACTAATGGATGAACCTACTTCGGCGCTCGATCCTATTTCATCCGGAAAAATTGAGGATTTGATTCACGAGTTAAAGAAAGAATTTACTATTGTGATTGTTACTCACAATATGCAGCAGGCGGCGCGAGTAAGTGATAATACCGCTTTCTTGTATATGGGCAATTTGGTAGAATACGGTGATACACAGAAAATATTTACGAACCCTGAGAAAGATCGCACGCAGAATTATATCACCGGTCGGTTCGGATAG
- the pstA gene encoding phosphate ABC transporter permease PstA has product MNNAQKSRLLDKGFRYLGIGITILCLLVLAIFVGFVIYMGIERLSWDFLISLPSRFAEQSGIYTAWIGTVWVLVFTTIISFPLGVGAGIYLEEYGKKSRLATFLEINIANLAGVPSIIYGLLGLEVFVRMMKMGNSILAGSLTLALLILPIIIVSTRESLRAVPSTVRDASNALGASKWQTIWHQILPASFGGILTGVILALSRAVGETAPLIVVGALAYVPFAPAGPLDEFTVLPIQIFNWVSRPQEEFLINAAAAIIVLLLITFAMNGIAVYLRNKWQRKVNW; this is encoded by the coding sequence ATGAATAACGCTCAGAAAAGCAGACTGTTAGATAAAGGTTTTCGTTACCTCGGTATCGGCATCACGATTTTGTGCCTGTTGGTATTGGCAATCTTCGTGGGATTTGTGATTTATATGGGGATTGAGCGACTCAGTTGGGATTTTTTGATCAGTTTGCCGTCCCGTTTTGCTGAACAATCCGGTATTTATACGGCTTGGATTGGTACCGTTTGGGTATTGGTATTTACAACGATTATTTCATTTCCACTGGGAGTTGGCGCGGGCATTTATTTAGAAGAATATGGCAAAAAAAGTCGACTCGCTACCTTCCTGGAAATTAATATAGCGAACCTGGCAGGAGTGCCTTCTATTATTTATGGTTTGCTCGGACTCGAAGTGTTTGTCCGCATGATGAAGATGGGCAACAGCATTTTAGCTGGTTCGCTTACGTTGGCGCTGTTGATTTTGCCGATCATTATTGTATCAACCCGAGAATCACTCCGTGCGGTTCCAAGCACGGTTCGGGATGCCTCGAATGCACTTGGGGCATCAAAATGGCAGACAATTTGGCATCAGATATTGCCAGCTTCTTTTGGCGGTATATTGACGGGGGTTATTCTGGCGCTATCGCGAGCAGTAGGTGAAACGGCGCCGCTGATTGTGGTAGGTGCACTGGCGTATGTTCCATTTGCGCCAGCGGGACCATTGGACGAATTTACCGTGCTGCCCATACAGATTTTCAATTGGGTTTCACGTCCGCAAGAAGAGTTTTTGATTAATGCTGCGGCAGCAATTATCGTATTATTGTTGATAACGTTTGCGATGAATGGTATTGCGGTTTACCTGCGTAATAAGTGGCAACGTAAAGTAAACTGGTAG
- the pstC gene encoding phosphate ABC transporter permease subunit PstC, producing MRVQEKIIEKILALCAIITILTTLGIILILAVEAVSFFGEVSMVEFFTSTEWTPLFTQKSYGILPLLSGTALTTLIAIAVALPVGIIIAVYLNEYATDRMRRILKPLLEVLAVVPTVVYGFFALMIVTPFLKMFIPGISGFNALSPGLVMGIMIIPFVSSLSEDALSSVPDSLRQASFGMGSTKFQTAFRVMVPAASSGIIVSAILALSRAVGETMIVAIAAGMQPRFSFDPTVPIQTITSYIVQVSMGDVPHGSIAYQTIFAAGITLFVFTFILNNISYWIKSRYQEKYE from the coding sequence ATGCGAGTACAAGAAAAGATCATTGAAAAAATTCTGGCCTTATGTGCCATTATTACCATACTTACGACGCTTGGAATTATCTTGATTCTGGCTGTTGAGGCGGTAAGCTTTTTTGGCGAAGTAAGTATGGTCGAATTTTTTACTTCAACAGAGTGGACTCCGCTTTTTACGCAAAAGAGTTATGGAATACTCCCACTGCTGTCGGGGACGGCATTAACAACCTTGATTGCAATTGCAGTGGCATTGCCGGTGGGTATTATTATCGCGGTTTATCTAAATGAATATGCCACCGATCGGATGCGCCGGATTTTAAAGCCCCTGTTAGAAGTTTTGGCGGTAGTTCCTACAGTTGTATACGGTTTTTTTGCGCTGATGATAGTGACGCCATTTTTAAAGATGTTTATCCCCGGCATATCGGGATTTAATGCCCTTTCGCCCGGTCTCGTTATGGGGATTATGATTATCCCCTTTGTATCTTCACTCAGTGAAGATGCGTTGAGCTCAGTTCCCGATTCACTGCGTCAGGCATCTTTTGGGATGGGATCGACAAAGTTTCAGACTGCTTTCCGCGTGATGGTTCCGGCCGCCTCATCAGGGATTATTGTCTCGGCTATCTTGGCGCTTTCTCGAGCCGTAGGCGAAACAATGATTGTAGCTATTGCAGCAGGTATGCAGCCGCGCTTTTCGTTTGATCCCACCGTGCCCATACAAACGATAACCTCCTATATTGTTCAGGTAAGTATGGGAGACGTTCCACACGGATCAATAGCATACCAGACTATTTTTGCGGCCGGTATTACGCTCTTTGTGTTCACTTTTATCCTGAACAATATTAGCTATTGGATCAAATCAAGATATCAGGAGAAATATGAATAA
- a CDS encoding PstS family phosphate ABC transporter substrate-binding protein codes for MVKKIFVLILFSGVFLYSCGSGGSTEQIQIDGSSTVFPLTEAIAEEYRSEAPNVRVTVGRSGTGGGFQKFIRGDIDINNASREIKESEVEVARENGIEFLELSVAYDGLSVVVHPDNDWVDYITVEELRKIWEPEAQGEIMNWSDVREEWPDRPINLYGPGTASGTYDYFTEAIVGESGASRGDFTASEDDNVLVQGVSTDQNALGFFGLAYYEENTEKLKVVPVKNGDKDPVEPTVQTVSNNTYTPLSRPLFIYVTDKAAQQSTTKDFVNFYLNNASNVTRSVGYVAMPDSLYQKELNKFEKFSAQSVSDTTVAE; via the coding sequence ATGGTTAAAAAAATATTTGTACTTATCCTGTTCAGCGGTGTTTTCTTATATTCATGCGGATCAGGTGGATCCACAGAGCAAATCCAGATTGATGGGTCCAGCACTGTTTTTCCGTTAACCGAAGCCATTGCAGAAGAGTATAGAAGTGAGGCTCCCAATGTTCGTGTTACGGTTGGTCGCTCAGGAACAGGTGGGGGATTCCAAAAGTTTATCCGTGGAGATATTGATATTAATAATGCCTCCCGTGAGATAAAAGAAAGTGAAGTGGAGGTGGCGCGTGAGAATGGCATAGAATTCCTTGAGCTTTCTGTGGCTTATGATGGTTTGTCGGTTGTTGTGCATCCCGATAACGACTGGGTGGATTATATAACGGTTGAGGAGCTTAGAAAAATTTGGGAGCCCGAAGCACAGGGTGAGATAATGAATTGGAGTGATGTGCGCGAAGAATGGCCCGATCGTCCCATTAATTTGTATGGCCCTGGAACGGCATCAGGAACCTATGATTATTTTACAGAAGCTATTGTAGGTGAAAGTGGAGCAAGTCGAGGCGATTTTACGGCAAGTGAAGATGATAATGTGTTGGTACAGGGGGTGAGTACTGATCAGAATGCTCTTGGCTTTTTTGGTTTGGCATATTACGAGGAAAACACAGAGAAGTTGAAAGTTGTGCCTGTAAAGAATGGTGACAAAGATCCAGTTGAGCCTACCGTTCAGACGGTATCCAACAACACTTATACACCGCTTTCCCGACCACTTTTTATTTACGTTACGGATAAGGCCGCTCAACAATCGACGACTAAAGATTTTGTTAACTTCTACTTAAATAATGCCTCTAACGTTACTCGTTCGGTGGGATATGTTGCAATGCCTGACTCTCTTTACCAGAAAGAGCTAAACAAGTTCGAAAAATTTAGCGCTCAATCAGTTAGCGATACAACTGTAGCCGAATAA
- a CDS encoding NYN domain-containing protein, translating to MDQETSHKLAVLVDADNAQPAIVEGLLAEIAKYGTANVKRIYGDWTSTKLRGWKEHLLDHSIQPIQQFGYTTGKNATDSAMIIDAMDLLYTGQFDGFCIVSSDSDFTKLAARIREEGLVVYGFGEQKTPDPFVAACDKFIYTEVLRSEEETTEESSIHRMSTNELKQDTKLVNLMRNAIEASSDESGWAHLGQAGSYIAKQSPEFDPRNYGYRKLSNLVKAINLFQIEERSTGEGQSKAVYIKDKRK from the coding sequence ATGGATCAAGAAACTTCCCACAAATTAGCGGTGCTCGTCGATGCCGATAACGCTCAACCTGCCATTGTTGAGGGACTTTTAGCTGAAATTGCCAAATATGGTACAGCGAATGTTAAACGCATTTACGGCGACTGGACTTCCACCAAACTCCGCGGCTGGAAAGAACACCTCCTCGATCACTCCATTCAGCCCATACAACAATTTGGCTACACCACTGGCAAAAATGCCACCGACAGCGCCATGATTATTGATGCTATGGATCTGCTATACACTGGCCAGTTTGATGGCTTCTGCATTGTATCAAGCGATAGTGATTTTACTAAGCTGGCTGCCCGTATTCGTGAAGAAGGACTTGTTGTATACGGATTTGGCGAACAGAAAACGCCTGATCCTTTTGTAGCGGCTTGTGATAAGTTTATCTATACCGAAGTGCTGCGAAGTGAGGAAGAAACTACCGAAGAATCCTCTATCCACCGTATGAGTACCAACGAACTAAAACAAGATACGAAGCTCGTTAATTTGATGCGGAATGCCATTGAAGCTTCTTCTGATGAAAGTGGCTGGGCACATCTGGGCCAAGCAGGCAGTTATATCGCCAAACAGTCTCCCGAATTTGATCCACGTAATTATGGATACCGTAAGCTAAGCAACCTTGTGAAAGCTATAAATCTCTTTCAGATTGAAGAACGCTCAACAGGTGAAGGGCAATCGAAAGCGGTATATATTAAAGATAAGCGAAAGTAG
- a CDS encoding cell division protein FtsX: MSLGYVVKEGIAGISRARLAAFTSMFSLFIAVLLLGLLARLGYNGYEVAQSLKQSIDVEVFLVDLDDRTTNELSREFEQQQLVQEVTYISKDSAAAIFENEFGAAGSSLADLKFLPASFKLNIDPDADVSQVDSLVGEIQEYRGVDEVQFNQQLLKRIESNFETAAMVGGGLGVLILLASMILVFNTIRLTIYAKRDLIKAMKLVGATNGFIRRPFVVEGVLQGLIAGLLAVGVMFGAFHYILPEYIPQLGILEWPFGRWYYLCGAMLLLAVFMGFWGSQWAARKFIKETSISE; encoded by the coding sequence ATGAGTTTAGGTTATGTAGTTAAAGAAGGTATTGCCGGAATAAGTCGTGCACGTCTGGCAGCATTTACATCCATGTTCTCACTGTTCATTGCAGTTTTGCTGTTGGGATTGTTGGCTCGATTGGGATACAATGGCTATGAGGTTGCCCAATCGCTTAAACAGTCGATTGATGTAGAGGTTTTTTTGGTAGATCTTGATGATCGTACTACCAATGAACTGTCTCGGGAGTTTGAACAGCAACAACTGGTTCAGGAGGTTACCTACATTTCGAAAGACAGTGCTGCGGCAATTTTTGAAAATGAATTTGGCGCGGCGGGGAGTTCATTAGCTGATCTAAAATTTTTGCCTGCTTCCTTTAAGCTCAATATCGATCCCGATGCTGATGTATCGCAAGTGGATTCGCTGGTTGGTGAAATTCAGGAATATCGCGGTGTGGATGAGGTACAGTTTAATCAGCAATTGCTCAAACGTATAGAATCAAACTTTGAGACAGCAGCAATGGTTGGTGGTGGTTTGGGCGTTTTAATTTTGCTTGCCTCGATGATTTTGGTTTTTAACACAATTCGGTTGACGATCTATGCCAAACGTGATCTTATTAAAGCAATGAAATTGGTAGGAGCGACCAATGGATTTATTCGTCGACCCTTTGTTGTAGAAGGCGTTTTGCAGGGGCTTATTGCAGGCTTGCTTGCTGTGGGAGTAATGTTTGGCGCATTCCATTATATTCTACCCGAATATATACCCCAGTTGGGAATACTTGAATGGCCATTTGGTCGCTGGTATTACCTTTGCGGAGCGATGTTGTTGCTGGCAGTGTTTATGGGTTTTTGGGGCAGCCAGTGGGCTGCGCGGAAGTTTATTAAAGAAACTTCTATTTCAGAGTAG